A DNA window from Trichomycterus rosablanca isolate fTriRos1 chromosome 9, fTriRos1.hap1, whole genome shotgun sequence contains the following coding sequences:
- the rhov gene encoding rho-related GTP-binding protein RhoV — protein MPPQMDYMYQQEPRVPSVCLEQQDSLEPLVSCMLVGDGAVGKTSMIVSYTNNGYPTDYKQTAFDVFCGQVQVDGTPVRIQLMDTAGQEEFDGFRSLSYAHMDVFLLCFSVVNPTSFENITKKWIPEIRSCNPSSPIILVGTQSDLLLDVNVLIDLDKYKVKPVLGSRARSVAEKIRATEYVECSALTQKNLKEAFDAAIFAAIKHKARKAKKMRLSDRRAKAFSKCSWKKFFCFI, from the exons ATGCCACCCCAAATGGATTATATGTACCAGCAGGAACCGCGGGTCCCCTCAGTGTGTTTGGAGCAGCAGGATTCATTAGAGCCGCTCGTCAGCTGTATGCTGGTGGGAGATGGAGCTGTGGGCAAAACCAGTATGATCGTCAGCTACACCAATAATGGATATCCCACTGATTACAAGCAAACTGCCTTCGATGTCTTCTGCG GACAAGTCCAAGTAGATGGAACACCAGTACGGATCCAACTAATGGACACAGCTGGACAG GAGGAGTTCGATGGCTTCCGCTCGCTGTCGTATGCCCACATGGACGTCTTCCTCCTCTGCTTCAGCGTGGTCAACCCTACTTCCTTCGAGAACATTACAAAAAAATGGATCCCGGAGATCCGCTCCTGCAACCCGTCCTCACCCATCATCCTGGTGGGCACGCAGTCGGACCTGTTGCTGGACGTGAACGTTCTGATAGACTTGGACAAATACAAGGTAAAGCCCGTGCTGGGCTCGCGGGCCCGGAGCGTGGCGGAGAAGATCCGAGCCACGGAGTACGTGGAGTGCTCGGCTCTGACGCAGAAAAACCTGAAGGAAGCTTTCGATGCCGCCATATTCGCCGCCATCAAACACAAGGCCAGAAAGGCCAAAAAGATGAGACTGTCGGACAGGCGCGCTAAAGCCTTTTCTAAATGCAGCTGGAAAAAGTTCTTCTGCTTCATCTGA